Part of the Aquarana catesbeiana isolate 2022-GZ linkage group LG12, ASM4218655v1, whole genome shotgun sequence genome, CCCATGGTTGGACCCAATGCTGCAGACAATAATAATAAAGCTGTCCCATGGCCAGACCCAATGCTGCAGATAACAATAATAAAGGTGTCCCATGGCTGGACCCAATGCTGCAGATAACAATAATAAAGCTGTCCCATGGCCGGACCTAATGCTGCAGATAACAATAATAAAGCTGTCCCATGGCCGGACCCAATGCTgcagataaaaataataaagctGTCCCATGGCCGGACCTAATGCTGCAGATAACAATAATAAAGTTGTCCTATGGCTGCAGGgccaccacgggggggggggggggggggagcccataCACATGTAAGGGGCCTGGGCATCCCAAGGGGCCCAGGCCTCAAACAATCAGTTGTTGCTGGGTGCTCAGCCTTCCAGCTTCCACCTGTCCTGTAGCCGATTGCTCCAATGAAGAGGAACGGATCCTGATGTAAGCAATGGGGTCTTCACAAtactccctcctccccttccactACCCCAAACTATTCTCTTAAACCTCTCCGCTCTCCTTACCCAACTCTGCTCTTCCCTTCTAACTTTGGGGACCCTATTGAAAGGGAATGGGCTCTGGGTACCATGATTTAAGGAGGTTTCGAGGACCCTGATGTACAGGGGGctttagggatcctgatgtaagggggtgactttggggaccctaatgatagggggactctgatgtaagggggaattctagggtccctgatttaaggaggggagaCTATGGGGACCCTAATTAAAGGAGAGGGGCTCtgggggaccctgaagtaagagggGCTATGGGGACCCTAATTAAAGGAGAGGAGCTCTGGGAAACCCTGATTAAAGGAGAGGGGCTCTGGGAGACCCTGAAGTAAGAAgggctatggggaccctgatgtaaacgaTGAATGACTCTGGGGACACGGATGACAaaaaggggggggactctggggaccctgattaaagGAGAGGGGCTCTGGGAGACCCTGAAGTAAGAggggctatggggaccctgatgtaaacgaTGAATGACAAAAAGGgcggggggactctggggaccctgattaaagGAGAGGGGCTCCGGGGGACCCTGATTAAAGGAGAGGGGCTCTGGGGGACCCTAATGTACACGATGAATGACTCTGGGGACATTGATGACAAAaagggggggactctggggaccctgatttaaggagagggGCTCCGGGGGACCCCAATTAAAGGAGAGGGGCTCtgggggaccctgaagtaagaggggctatagggaccctgatgtaaacgatgaatgactctggggacactgatgacaaaagggggggggggggactctgatgtaagggggggaacaTTGTGGATCCTAATGAAAAGGGTAAACTCTGTTGTAAAGGGGTCAGACCCAGGCCTAAAGCTttgtaaggggccccacaatttctgatggctgccttgCATGGCCGGACCCAATGCTGCGGATAACAATAATAAAACTGTCCATGCTGTGTAATGTGTGATAGGTCTCCTCCATGGAATGGATGTTAGGAAAGCCGCCGTGTGACGCGTGTCGGTGACGCTCGCCATCCCGCAGTGATGCATTCCATACCGTGTGAGTTGCTGGCGAGTCTGTTTTCTACAAATGTAAAAAACCACAAAGGCAGCCGCGCCCAGCCCGAGTCTCCTCTCACTTCCTCACAGCAAACAAACATTCCGTCCGACTACACATAGAGGACTCGACAATTATTCGAGGAGGGTGAGAGGAAACACAGGCAATTCCTAAAGGGCGACTCCGCCTGTTCTCTCAGCTTTGGTTGGGAATTAGAATATGttgcagcctaccaatcattatatgtggcgactgcattcgttttttttttgttttttaggctctattttcacctggtgatctgcccagtaacacacctcctgcattagagcgccccccactctggaggaaggagcacagggggcagcattgccagtctgggggggggggtattagatggactagcagatttagatacactaacacattgaagccaaactccagatcacacttTATAATCTGTTAGAGTGACAgttttcttccttttgggataaagatttgacatcaataaataaaagccaatcattgtaagcaccccccatcagtggtaaatggtttgtctcatccgtctaactgatacattctgcaggACAGCCtgttctgctgaaaaacaacagacttagtggcaggatcaccaggtgaaaatagaagaaagaaaaccgaaaaaaaaaatgaaaaacgaatgcagccatcacatctaatgattggtaatctgcaatatgagaaatgtttgcttttgggttgaattcagctttaatgcattcatcaAAGATAAAAGATGTAATGTCCGCGTCTTTACCCCCCATGAGTGTGGGCCATCTCACCACTAAATAAATGTATTCCTAGGTTTAAACTTCTGATACACTTCTAAATCAACCAGATGGATAACAGATCAGATAGATACACTACATGGCAAAAAGTATGTGACCCCCCTTCAAATGATGgggttcaggtgtctccagtgaagggtcctggtaatcctccatcatacaaagacattggagACAATCCTGCTCCTCCAGCCTTGTGGTCCAGTTTGGGAAAGACCCTTTCTGTTTTCCCATGAGTGtccccccccctgtgtacaaagcatgaccccccccccccccccccgtacaaaaccagctccataaagacatggcgtGACCAGACATGGtgtgcagagtcctgacctaaacgcTACCAATTACCTGACCTCATAGATTGGGTACAAATTCTCAGATATACTCAACAATCTtgaatgagccaggtcttctcaaccaacatctccataatgacctgtttggtgtggaggaactcccatgtcctgtacagagccctgacctcatccctaccgatcacctgacctcataaaatgggcacaaattcccagacACACTCCACGATCTTGTGGAAATCTCTCCTAGAAGAGTGGAGGAAATCAAACATTCTGACATCATCCctcctgaacacctttgggatgaattgaaacaCCGATGGTGAGCCAATGTCTTCTCATCCACCATCagaacctgacctcacaaacgggcacaaattcccacagacatccTCCAAAATCTTGAGGAAAGTCTTCACAGATaatcttccactcttctgggaagactttcctcAAGATTTTGGAGGATGTCTGTGGGAATTGGCCGTTAATATAGCCACAAAGAGGGTTTTAACTCTATATTAacggccatggttttggaataggtGTCCATCAAGCTCTTATAGGTGTGATGTGTGAAGGGACTCAACCTCATCCTTACTTTTGGAAGACCTTTTGTATAatgtcttctcatccaatatcagtacctCCCCTTAATCCtaaggaacacctttgggataaagtcTTCCCattccaaaggtgtttagtaggttTGAGGTCATGGAGGAACGTGAGTGTCAGatccctgacctcatccctactgatcacctttgggatgagttagaacACATGAGCcatgtcttctcatccaacatcagtacctgaggAATACTATTaatcctccatcatacaaagacattttagactatTTTTCTGTCCCttttctgtcccccctccccccatgtccatGGTTTTACAATGGGTTGTTTAACAAACTCGTACAGGTGTGATGGTTGGGTATCCAGGAACTTGTGGCTATATAGTGTAGGTAGGTAGATGCAATATAGTAATCGTATAGTAATAATGGCCTTATAGGTCTCAGTAGAGTCTGCACACATGTCCATCCCTAAGTATTATCTATGAACCCACAACGCTTCCAATACCATAGTGTCCAGCTAACTAGAATAATACACAATGACTTAAAACGTAAGAGCTGGTGCTGGAACCTACAGAGGAAGGTAAGTCATGGAAGGGTTATCCAGTAGCTCGGTCTGCACTCATCCTACAATTCCTGATCTCCAGAAGATGTAAAGTTGTCTCTCACCTTCCAGTGGCCCCGTGGCATTATCCGCCACCTGCGTTATGGAGAACCGGGACACGGCAGTGGGAGACACGCTGAACCTGGAGAGTTGAACGGGCAGCGCCGGCTTCTGGACGGGCTCAGGGGTTCTGTTCACTTCCGTGTTCAACATCACTGGTGGGAGCGAGGTGACAAAAGAGCTTTTCACAGGTTTAACATGCAACTCGCCGTCCCATCCAAAGCTGCCATCTGTCAGGGGAAAAAATATAGTGAGCTTGTGACCTGCCGCAAAACAGGTGATGATATGTACACAGGTATGACATGAGAAAGAACGAGCGACTATAACCTCTCACATTGTGGTCCAAATAGGAAAACATAGGCCTGAATGCAAACCTCCCCCCCTACTCACCAGGCACGGACAGTGCAGTGtaggttttcactgtacaggatcTACCAAGAAGTGCAGAGCTAGTGCTAGGCTTTCTAGCCCACAGTGCCAGTGCTAGGCTTTCTAGCTCAGTGCCAGTGCTAGGCTTTCTAGTCCACAGTGCTAGGCTTTCTAGCCCAAAGCGCCAGTGCTAGGCTTTCTAGCCCACAGTGCCAGTGCTAGGCTTTCTAGCCCACAGCGCCAGTGCTAGGCTTTCTAGCCCACAGCGCCAGTGCTAGGCTTTCTAGCCCACAGCGCTAGTGCTAGGCTTTCTAGCCCACAGCGCTAGGCTTTCTAGCCCACAGCGCCAGTGCTAGGCGTTCTAGCCCACAGTGCCAGGCTTTCTAGCCCACAGCACCAGTGCTAAGCTTTCTAGCCCACATTGCCAGTGCTAGGCTTTCTAGCCCACAGTGCCAGTACTAGGCTTTCTAGCCCACAGTGCCAGTACTAGGCTTTCTATTCCACCCCACACATTAAATCATTAAATCATGGAAGAATCCTGCATTAGATGTTTATTTATACAATAATGGTTCAAAATAAAATTATCAGCCCTTATTATAACCCCTTGGCACCATCCTCcatacacatatatgtggcctctcagcgGTCGGGCCCCGACGCAGAGCGGTTGCACATATGCGGCCCTGTGTTTACAACTTACTGCGCTGAGAGCGCACTTGAGATTGCAGTGGCCACATGACCCAAATGCCCGGCTTTTAGAACTCTTATAGGGCCGGGAGGCGGTCGGTGCAAAGAGGTTAAAAAAGATAAAtaccatttacaaaaaaaaaaaacataatgagcCATAGACTGGACTGTCCCTGGACATCCCACTGTCCATAAAGAAGAGTTTAAGTTTTTCCAGGACAAAAGAAtcagatttaaagctgaactccaggcagatatgaaAGACAAAAATGATCACAGCTCTATAATCAATAATACATTGATAAATGTAGAAGGGGAGCAGCATAAGGAGTCAACCAGTGGAGTGCTCATGTGCTAATAattagcatgctgataggaagagagagcagagtgacagagagatgaactcatcagtctgctgcttcttctttcacggTACAGTCACAGGCTGGGTGAGGGATGGTTCATGTTAGACAggtttttgcagtgtggcagagctgtgtaaatctcaggactggatggacaggaatAGAAACCCTCTGGCAGCTAAAGCAACTCCTCTTTATGTGTTCCATCCAGGTATTTagtggtttgcctggagttcaggttAAATGATCTGCATTGCCCTTGCTTTACCTAAGAGGTGGTTGGAGGACTCCTTATAGGTTATCTGCTGGACCTCCTGCAGCAGAGATGGCAGTTCTGGGATCTCCTGATCTGCCCCATCCAGTGTTGGACTCTCCTAAAACCCACAAAAAGACAAGTCTGAATAAAGGCTTCCACTGCAATGTAATACATATACAAAGCTATCACCAGTTAAAGGGACTTTCCGCTTTCAGCAAGATCCAATTCTGAATGATTGCGGCCACCCCACACTGAGCCCCACCCGTCGGTGGAACTACCTGCCACCGCATTTCCTGCATCATTAGCTGCAATGGAAGCAGGGGGCGCATGCATGGTAGATTCAGATATTCCTTTATACCGTTACAAAGCAGCTGACCacccccctggggggggggggggggtgtccaaacAGGGcacgtttgttaacccaaaaaaaaaaaaaggattccgctcctttaaagcatgttatatgacacagtgcttgtcctgtgtcatttggccccctgtaacacctaaaaaacctggctgatcctgccagtttctccccacccctctgtaaactgaccacggtgtatcatggctgctgagccctgacaccgtggtcagtttacgtgcctctgtcatcagcagcctgctatctgctctcctctctgctcctgtgtcctcctcccccctcccctctctgtctgtgtgtgagccgcccctcccccctcctgctgctctcataacactaacctgtatacaccatcatcactgcctcctattgcggtgtccccctctgtgaatgatttataaatataaaatgctgtaaaaacctaatttaagagctgagattccgatcacatgaccagccagctctctcctcctcccctccagactgacatcagcaggaaaatctcagccccgcccactgcatctctcagaggagaaaaggagaaagctggccagtcatgtgatcgcaatctcggcaatgaaattaggtatttgcagcatttatttttataaatcacacacagagggggaaactacaataggaggcagtgctgatggtgtatacaggttagagtggcttaaagcggagttccgcccatttaaaagtcagcagctacaaaaagtgtagctgctgacctttaataatcgGACACCCACCTGTCTCACGGTCCAGCCATGCGGCATACGAAGCcccgttcctctccccctcctctccgcagcgCGTTCTaattgtgggcacccggctgtggcttcacagccgggggcGCACTGCAAATGGccggacaatcttctgggacctgtgacgtgtcccagaagattgcagggagggagggaggggggtgatcttccttccggtgctgcggcgccaggggaggaagtgggagctgggtgcctctaaaaacagggtaacccccccccccccccccccaaaaaaaaaaaatgacatgccaaatgaggCATATCAAGGGGGTcgcctgcacttaaagcggaagttccatttttgggcggaaccccactttaacaaccactttaagggtaagTCTTGTAATAAGAACCTGAGATGTGTGCTTTATGGGGAACACCCCAGATTTGTTCATTTTAGATGACTCCCTGTTGACCCATTATACATCACACACTATTGTAAAAGGGTGTTTCCACTTTAGCCACGAAAATGGAAAAAACCTAAAGTGCTGGTCAGTATGGTCTGGCAGGGGTTCCGTTTTACCACCACAGCAGTTACcgtgtagaacaggggtctccaaactgcagccaatTGTTCGCTTTTATTTAGCCCTTTTGCACTATTTATCCTactaacaccaatgacggggcacttttcctcccactgacaccaatgatagggggcactattcctcccattgacaccaaataTGGTGGATTGCTTACTTTTACTAGTGGGAGTCCAGTCCCCCTAAAGTATTAAGAATAGTAAACTGACCCCTTTATTtataaggtttggagacccctggtgtagaaaaaaaaaaaagacattgctaGTCTGCTATGGCTCTCGCTATTTAGTCAACTCTATTTCATGCAGAATCTACGCCACATAGAAAGGTCTCATCAATCGAACAGCCAATCTGCTGTATGAAAAGAATGGACCGTTGCCAGGCGGCACCCCTGAACAAAAGGTCGGGGTCACCTCTTTTTGGGATTTACTTTTTTGTTCACTAAAATGAACTTGTAGGTTTTTGGGTAATGACCGCACACAGGCTACCATAGCAGCCAGGCTACtactcagaccacaggacatgtgaGGACTATGCTCTACCCCAATATGTTGCCTATGGACTGGGAATTTAGGCCTCATTTGTAACTTGTATCGGATTTCATCTTCTTGATCCCAGTTTGTACATTCTTATTttgataaaacaataaaaaatattgcaaaaaaagaaGCCAGGCTACAGCATAGCACCTATGAGGGAGGTCTAGGCTTGTTGGGTAGCTAGGCAATGGGGACACCCAACTGGGCTAACCTGGACTTCATCATTTTTTAAACGATGACCCACACAATGAAGGTGCACTTCCACACCCACATACCTGATCAAATAGATAGACAGTAACATCATCGTAGAAAGATACAGCCTTCTTCTTCCGATCGGAATCCTCGGAGGCAGTCTGGGGCAAGAAGTTTGGCGTCTTTAGAAGACTTCGCAAGTGACTAGCGCTGGCGTTATCAGTGATAACAATGGGGATGGCGGAATGTTCCTCTTCGCTCTCTTCGCTGTGCTCCTGGATGTTGTAGCAGCGGAGTTCCTCGTCGGATTCATCGCTGTCCTCACTTTCTTCCTCCTCTTCGTCATCATCGGTGGAATCGCCCACTCTGCCCTCCTTTCGGATAAGAGGTGGGGAGAGGCATTTGGGCAGGGGGCACGCCCCCGATGATTCCCTGTTGGAAGTCGTCTTCTCTTCTGGCTGAAGTCCAGTGGTCAAAGTGATGCTTCCGGCTGAGCCCTGCTTTACAGTGCATGCTTTGGTGAGACAAAGCTGGACAGGGGACAGGGTAAAGGTTCTGTGCGAGGACGACTTGATGGTGGAACTTGTGATGGGTTGCTTATCAAGAGAAGAGTCTTTAGAACATTCTAAGCCCAAGCCCTCATCTACAGACTCTTCTCTTATGATGAGAGGCAGCTGAAGCAGGGAGTGTGATGAAGGTAATGCAGGCAGAGGGGAAGGAGGTTTATCAGTCTCTACAGTGGCCGGGCATTGTCCTTGGTCATCATTTAGGTTCTCAGTACTTTCTATTAGCTTAGGTGCTATGGGTTCCAAGTTTAGATCTACACAGTGAGAAGTCTTTGTGGCTCCTTCCTCTTCCCTTTCTTCACCTCGgtctccttcctcctcttcctcccgattAAAAGAGTCATAGTCTGAGAAATATGCAGAGTCTCTGTAGGGGTTCTTGGCATCCAGACCTTGTAAGTCACTGCTGACCGAGCGGGACATTGGCATGTCTCCAGGTTCCAGGCTCTGTTCTGAAGGTTGGCTCAGCTGATAATATCCCTCAGTCTCCCGGCTCTCTTGTGGTTCTTTTAAAACAAATTCTGGAGACTCATAATTTTCTGTGTCATAACCACTGTCCAGTGCTTTATGTTGTGCAGAAGGTGCATAGGTTCCAAGGCTGAAGGCATCACAGGAGCTAGCAGTTGATGGCATGTCCAGGGAGTCCAGTGAATCTGGGGTCCCTACCTGTTTCTGTAGGGATCTGAAAGACGgggctgtgtctcctctctcacTAGACAGGTCTgtgaagacccctgaagtcagctCCATGGTGTCTTCATCATCGCTGTCACTGGGAGTTTGGTAAAAGTCTTTGTTAAACAGTCTCTCTGGGTTTTCTTTATCTTTGCTGAGATGACAGTGTTCATCTGATAAGCTTTGTAGGGAAGCCCCTTGAGATCCAGCGACAGATATGTCCTCCTCTGTTATGTGAAGGTCGCGTGTAGGAGGCTCAGAATGTTCTATAAAACAAACTCCGAGAGGATCCATTTCTAATTCAGGGGTCACTTCTTCACTGTCTGTGGATGCTAGAGGATGGCGGATTTCATCCGACTGCAATGTTGAGAATTTAATATCAGATGTTTCTGACACAGGAGAAGAGAACTGGAGGTGTGAGTCTCCGGAAACTGCTTCCACCGAACAGTCGTGCATTGCAAACTCCTCAGCATCGTAAAACTGATCCTCCACTGTTGTTGAAGAAGTGACATTGTCCCCCTCCCCAGACTCTGCAATCTGCCACGATTCTGGACCAAATGGTTCAGTCTCACCAGTCTGGGAGTCCTCCGAGCGTGGATTTAACCAAATGCCAGGCACCTGTTGCGGTTCACTGGAGACATTATTAtttgaggagatgttggatgcCCAGTGTGGAGAGAATGCAACAGGACAAGAGGTCTTTGATGACAGGTCCTCCTGAAAGCCCACCTGCTCTACATCTTCACCTTCACACTTCACTGCAGCCAAATCTAAAGTGTCTCTACAGGTGAAACTACAGTCCTCATTCTCTGGCGCAGCCATCTTTTCTGCCTCATTTATGCCAAGCTGATTATAAGCTGGAGAAGACCCAAGGGGGTCATTAAATACACTGGAGTCATTACTGTCCTCTTTTGAACAGTCAAGCACGTTCTTCTCCTTTGCCTCACCTCCATAGGAGGGGCTGGAGCATTGGTTTTTGGCCTGATTGACTGAGCTATCATCCCTGGCAGAACAGACAACTTCCAGCAAGGGCTCCATGGAAAGGCTTATAGGACTATCGCCACATGGTTGGTCCTCTGTTGAAAGTTCCTGCTTTTGTTTTACGCTGTGTTCTTCATGCTGTGGGCTATAGTCCTGTTCAATGTTGCTCCCCAAAGGTTCTTCAATACGAATATAGTAGTCTCCTGCCACTGAAGGGCTACGAGCACTTAGAACGGGCACCAGCTCAAGCGGGCGTGAGTTTGGGTTGCAGTCCTTGTCATCGTAGCCAGATGGTGACACTCCAAGACTGAGTCTTTCACCAGCACTGGTTGTATAGTACATATCTTGGTAAGGCTGGCACCCAGGGCTCAGTGGATATTGCTCATGCCGCCCACGCTCCCATTTGTATTCAAAGTTAAGCCCTTGGCTGGTCTGAGTCACTGTCAGCACATCATCTCCATCTGAGTGGAACCCATCCGAAGTAAAGTGCTCCAGCAGAGGGTAAGAGGACAGCTCGGGCTCATGGTGAAACCCGCCATCTGTTCCACCATTGGGTTTCATAGAGTTCCAACGCTTCTCAAACTCTTCCTCCAGCTCGCCAGATCCCTTCACAGTCAGGTATGAAAGTAGTAGATGGACCTCTTCCACGGTTGGTCTCTGATCAGGCTGCAGCCAGCAAAACTGCATCACCTCATACCTAAGAGAAAATAAACAGCATGAGTGGGACATTGATTAGGAATTTAATGAAGAATTTTTCCCTGCTGTGCCCAAAAGTAACGCTGTACTCGAAAGTTTAAACGTCAAAATCCTCTTCTGTGCCCCTCTATGAGTTTCACTTTATTATAAGGGCCCAGCATTCGATAGCCTAACGGCGATGTTCCACCAACTACCATCTCCCTGCCCAATGAAAGTGGCCTTATTGGTCAATGAGGCAGTCCCAATGGGCAGGACAGTTGCAATTGACAGGGTTTGGACATGAAGTCAAGCCCCAGGATCAAAGTAAAACAAAATCAGAGAGTGGCACAGAAGAGGCTTTTTTGGCAAACAAAAATAATAGCAGACATCTTGGGGTACCGGCACTTAGATAAGACTTTTACTATGGCGTACGGGTTCGGTCAAGGCTTTGGGTAATGCTAGCGAAATGTTGCTTCAAGGCTGGGTGGGTACAATAATGTGCGAGGTCTCCTCCTACATAATCCTAATCCTTTAATGGTCCTCCTTTTATTGTGTCTCCCAGCAGGCAAAGCAATAGATTGTTAACTCGGCCGGTGGAAGGCTGGGCAATATCCTGTACACTGAGCAACAAAGCACCATGAAGACTTGGCAATTATTCTGAATATATTGGGCCATTGACGACTACTTAAATGAAGTTTGcacatttttaaatctgcagctctcATTAAAATCATTCCTATTAATCCAACCAATTTCCTCCTATAGGGTGGCAATGCTTTGTCCTTGCCTCCCAATTGTActattcataggtgtgcgcagcctaatgcattagggtgtgcacccttaagctcaaacacacgtgcatgtgtatgtatctacatatacaggtataccccacttttaagtacacaatggggtgggACACTATTACGctccctaataccaacaatggggcactattcctcccactgacaccaatgacaccaatgatggggcactattcctcccactgatgccaggaaatttTCATCTTCCACTGACCACAGACcggccccctaaagtttgaaggacagtaaactggccctttctttaaaaagtttggagacccctgatgtagacagaagtggctgaaAAAGAGATGCAGGAGATCAGCAAAGTAAATGTCAGTCAGTTAGTCTTATATCTATTAGTTTACATAGACAATAATACACAAGTCTGGATAACATAGTATATGGCGGATCACCAGGGGCTGGGCAATATACTTCTAACCTTCTAAAAAGGGATTGCTCAGTCTGTTGCAAATAGGATCAAATTGAGCTAATACTATACATGTGACCCctatgaatattccattcatatgTTTGCCAAGGACAAATGATATACTGTACAGTGGGCAATCTGAGTCTGTACAATGTACTTCATATCCGGGGTGTGGGGTACAATTTCTTTTTGGGTGGTGAAAAGCTGAACTACCTAATGGTTTCTCATATCTTCCATGGACCCCAACAGTGAGATCTGTTATGACCAATAGAATAGGACTCCTATTTCCCTcctggagaaagaaccagaagacaCGTCAATGCTCAGTCATGGGCAGAAGGCCCAGTACATCTCAGGGGGCAGAAGGAGAACAAGAACCCCATCACGTCTTACCATTGGATTTCCCACCAGCTTTTGGGTGGCCAGATCCAGGAATCCCCATCCCATCTGGGTGGCCAGGCCCAGGAATCCCAATCCCATCTAGGTGGCCGGGCTCAGGAATCCCCAATCATCAAGGTGGTCAGGTCCAGGAATCCCCAATGATCTGGGTGGCCGGGCCCAGGAATCCCCAATGATCTGGGTGGCCGGGCCCAGGAATCCCCAATCATCTGGGTGGCCGGGCCCAGGAATCCCCAATCATCTGGGTGGCCGGGCCCAGGAATCCCCAATCATCTGGGTGGCCGGGCCCAGGAATCCCCAATCATCTGGGTGGCCGGGCCCAGGAATCCCCAATCATCTGGGTGGATGGACCCAGGAATCCCCATCCCATCTGGGTGAACAGACCCCTTGGGAGATCTCTGCACCTCTATCGTACATCAGTGTTTTATCCTCCCCTCCTGTGTGGAATCAGTGACTACGCAATGTTCTTGGACGTGGATCTGGAAGAACGTTGACTGAGCTCTGCCAGTTTCTATAGTGTTTAATAGGATGGATCTGTTCTCTAGTGACACATCCATGCCTACCGCGTGCTGCTAATTTCCCTGGTGAATATAAGTTTCCATGATGATGCGCTCACTGTATGTTCCTGTTTTCCCTGTTGCGTGCTTCTCAGCCTTTCCATCCCAGAAGAAGAGTCCTCAGTATAGAAAGTTTGCAAACATCATCCAAAGTGCTCATGATGTCATAGTAATTCAGAGGCCTCTGGATTCTCCAAACGTGGGATTGCCCTGGTGcaaatctgctccccccccccccccccagtgctggtgTCACTCTACCAGATGGGCCTCCCAGTTCTGCAATCTACAATTTCCACTGGGTGAGTGTGACACCATCACTTGGGCTGAGCTGGGAATTCGGTTGGGGTGACATCAATGGACTCCCCAGAGACACAAGACACCAGCAACTACGCAATACTGGAATATC contains:
- the AATK gene encoding serine/threonine-protein kinase LMTK1 isoform X1 is translated as MLTLSYLIAGAAFGIKGFSWLHGEELDNVEGEDYTTEFSVQSSPAPQNGPEVYVLPLTEVSVPMSKQPGRSVQLLKSTDLGRQSLLYLKEIGRGWFGKVLLGEVNSGLASTQVVVKELKVSASVQEQMLFLEETQPYRVLQHPNLVQCLVQCTEITPYLLVMEFCPLGDLKEYLQSCAASESTVPDPLTLQRIGCEVCCGLLHLHKNNFTHSDLALRNCLLTADMMVKIGDYGVAHSKYRDDYLVTSDQLWVPLRWIAPELIDEVHGNLLVVDQTKTSNIWSLGVALWELFELGRQPYETYSDRQVLSYVIKEQQLKLPKPQLKQLQSDRWYEVMQFCWLQPDQRPTVEEVHLLLSYLTVKGSGELEEEFEKRWNSMKPNGGTDGGFHHEPELSSYPLLEHFTSDGFHSDGDDVLTVTQTSQGLNFEYKWERGRHEQYPLSPGCQPYQDMYYTTSAGERLSLGVSPSGYDDKDCNPNSRPLELVPVLSARSPSVAGDYYIRIEEPLGSNIEQDYSPQHEEHSVKQKQELSTEDQPCGDSPISLSMEPLLEVVCSARDDSSVNQAKNQCSSPSYGGEAKEKNVLDCSKEDSNDSSVFNDPLGSSPAYNQLGINEAEKMAAPENEDCSFTCRDTLDLAAVKCEGEDVEQVGFQEDLSSKTSCPVAFSPHWASNISSNNNVSSEPQQVPGIWLNPRSEDSQTGETEPFGPESWQIAESGEGDNVTSSTTVEDQFYDAEEFAMHDCSVEAVSGDSHLQFSSPVSETSDIKFSTLQSDEIRHPLASTDSEEVTPELEMDPLGVCFIEHSEPPTRDLHITEEDISVAGSQGASLQSLSDEHCHLSKDKENPERLFNKDFYQTPSDSDDEDTMELTSGVFTDLSSERGDTAPSFRSLQKQVGTPDSLDSLDMPSTASSCDAFSLGTYAPSAQHKALDSGYDTENYESPEFVLKEPQESRETEGYYQLSQPSEQSLEPGDMPMSRSVSSDLQGLDAKNPYRDSAYFSDYDSFNREEEEEGDRGEEREEEGATKTSHCVDLNLEPIAPKLIESTENLNDDQGQCPATVETDKPPSPLPALPSSHSLLQLPLIIREESVDEGLGLECSKDSSLDKQPITSSTIKSSSHRTFTLSPVQLCLTKACTVKQGSAGSITLTTGLQPEEKTTSNRESSGACPLPKCLSPPLIRKEGRVGDSTDDDEEEEESEDSDESDEELRCYNIQEHSEESEEEHSAIPIVITDNASASHLRSLLKTPNFLPQTASEDSDRKKKAVSFYDDVTVYLFDQESPTLDGADQEIPELPSLLQEVQQITYKESSNHLLDGSFGWDGELHVKPVKSSFVTSLPPVMLNTEVNRTPEPVQKPALPVQLSRFSVSPTAVSRFSITQVADNATGPLEDKAQPAEKI